In the Telopea speciosissima isolate NSW1024214 ecotype Mountain lineage chromosome 2, Tspe_v1, whole genome shotgun sequence genome, one interval contains:
- the LOC122650312 gene encoding cationic amino acid transporter 1-like isoform X2, translated as MGASSDYSEGGELKRRGCSCTKDDFLPEESFKSWSNYGRALSETGVRLKDRFLTRSLDHTELHEVKGRSQNEMKKNLTWWDLIWFGIGAVIGAGIFVLTGLEARKDAGPAVVLSFVVSGTSAILSVFCYTEFGVEIPVAGGSFAYLRVELGDFVAFIAAGNILLEYVIGGAAVARAWTSYFATLCNYKADDFRINVSDRLGEDYGHLDPISVGVIAVICILAVLSTKGSSRFNYLASIFHVIIILFIIIAGLSKADIKNYTPFAPFGTRGVFSASAVLFFAYIGFDAVSTMAEETKNPARDIPIGLVGSMLITTVTYCLLAVTLCLMQPYTEIDVEAPFSVAFEAVGMNWAKYIVAAGALKGMTTTLLVSAVGQARYLTHIARTHMVSPWLAQVHEKTGTPVNATIAMLVATAFVSFFTSLNILSNLLSISTLFIFMTVAVALLVRRYYASGVTKPVHRNILILCLILIIASSIATAAYWGLSSTGWIGYAITVPIWFLATLTLCVFVPKAREPKLWGVPLVPWLPSISISMNIFLLGSIDRDSFTRFGVWTGLLLVYYFFFGLHATYDTAKELAEKRVQDTKSTEIEEGYAKKVVSEEM; from the exons ATGGGTGCAAGCAGCGATTATAGTGAAGGAGGAGAATTGAAGCGTAGAGGGTGTTCATGCACGAAGGATGATTTCCTCCCCGAGGAGTCCTTCAAGAGCTGGAGCAACTATGGCAGAGCTTTAAGCGAGACAGGGGTGAGATTGAAGGACCGATTCCTGACTCGATCCCTGGACCACACCGAGTTGCACGAGGTGAAGGGTAGGAGTCAAaatgagatgaagaagaatctcACATGGTGGGACCTCATCTGGTTTGGCATTGGTGCCGTCATCGGTGCTGGAATCTTCGTTCTCACCGGTCTCGAAGCGAGAAAGGATGCAGGACCTGCCGTTGTTCTCTCTTTTGTGGTCTCTGGAACCTCTGCCATACTCTCTGTATTCTGCTACACAGAGTTTGGTGTTGAAATTCCTGTTGCAG GTGGATCCTTTGCATATCTCAGGGTGGAGCTCGGTGACTTTGTAGCTTTCATCGCCGCCGGCAACATCCTCCTTGAATATGTCATTGGAGGAGCTGCCGTGGCCAGGGCGTGGACTTCCTACTTTGCTACCCTCTGCAACTATAAAGCCGATGATTTCCGCATCAATGTCTCAGACAGACTTGGCGAAGATTATGGCCACCTCGATCCCATTTCCGTGGGTGTCATTGCTGTCATCTGTATTCTTGCTGTCCTCAGTACAAAGGGCTCATCCCGCTTCAACTACCTTGCCTCCATCTTCCATGTCATCATCATTCTCTTCATCATTATTGCAGGGCTATCCAAGGCTGACATTAAGAACTACACACCATTTGCACCCTTTGGTACCCGAGGCGTCTTTAGTGCTTCGGCGGTTTTATTCTTTGCCTACATCGGTTTTGATGCAGTGTCTACAATGGCCGAGGAAACTAAGAACCCCGCTCGGGATATCCCAATTGGGCTGGTTGGATCCATGTTGATCACTACAGTCACTTATTGCTTACTTGCCGTCACACTCTGCCTAATGCAGCCATACACTGAGATAGATGTGGAAGCTCCTTTTTCGGTAGCATTTGAAGCGGTTGGGATGAATTGGGCTAAGTATATTGTCGCCGCCGGAGCGTTGAAGGGCATGACCACAACCTTGCTAGTCAGTGCCGTTGGTCAGGCACGGTATCTGACCCACATTGCTCGTACTCACATGGTATCCCCATGGTTAGCTCAAGTCCATGAAAAGACTGGGACTCCTGTTAATGCTACTATAGCCATGCTTGTTGCTACAGCCTTCGTTTCCTTCTTCACCAGCCTTAATATCCTCTCCAACCTTCTCTCCATCTCCACACTCTTCATCTTCATGACGGTTGCCGTCGCTCTTCTTGTCCGCCGCTACTATGCAAGTGGGGTGACAAAGCCAGTGCACAGGAACATACTCATTCTTTGCCTGATCCTCATTATTGCTTCCTCAATTGCCACTGCCGCTTACTGGGGTTTAAGCAGCACTGGATGGATCGGGTATGCGATTACTGTACCAATATGGTTCTTGGCAACGCTTACGTTGTgtgtttttgttccaaaagcAAGGGAACCAAAGCTGTGGGGGGTGCCACTGGTACCATGGTTGCCATCAATTTCCATTTCTATGAACATCTTTCTCCTAGGTTCAATTGATAGGGACTCATTCACTAGGTTTGGAGTCTGGACTGGTCTGCTCTTGGTTTACTATTTCTTCTTTGGGCTTCATGCAACCTATGATACAGCGAAGGAACTGGCCGAGAAGAGGGTCCAAGATACCAAATCTacagaaattgaagagggataTGCGAAGAAGGTAGTGTCAGAGGAGATGTAA